In Gemmatimonadaceae bacterium, one genomic interval encodes:
- a CDS encoding DUF488 domain-containing protein, translating into MVMVRNKTVTQVPPVPGPGQPPALPVVFTIGHSTRDIDRFIALLEREHIQHIADVRSFPGSRRNPQYGREALAASLTEHGIGYSHHPELGGRRRTRPDSPNGAWRNDSFRGYADYMLTPAFATALDALLDLAARQRTAIMCAEAVPWRCHRSLISDALVARGVNVQHILDARTEPHHLTPFAVVRDGVLYYPPEQTEL; encoded by the coding sequence ATGGTGATGGTTCGGAACAAGACGGTCACGCAAGTTCCACCCGTTCCGGGGCCCGGTCAACCGCCGGCATTGCCGGTCGTGTTCACCATCGGTCACTCGACTCGGGACATCGATCGGTTCATCGCGCTGCTTGAGCGCGAGCACATTCAACACATCGCCGATGTTCGCAGCTTCCCCGGCTCGCGTCGCAATCCGCAATACGGTCGCGAGGCGTTAGCCGCATCATTGACCGAGCACGGCATTGGTTACTCGCATCATCCAGAGTTGGGCGGCCGCCGGCGCACACGTCCCGACTCGCCCAACGGGGCGTGGCGCAACGACAGTTTCCGCGGATACGCCGATTACATGCTGACTCCGGCGTTCGCGACGGCTCTCGATGCATTGCTCGACCTCGCCGCCCGGCAACGCACCGCGATCATGTGCGCCGAGGCCGTGCCGTGGCGATGCCATCGGTCGCTGATCTCGGATGCGCTGGTCGCGCGCGGCGTGAACGTGCAGCACATTCTCGATGCGCGAACCGAACCACATCACCTGACACCGTTCGCCGTCGTCAGGGATGGCGTGCTCTACTATCCTCCTGAACAGACCGAGTTGTAG
- a CDS encoding VTT domain-containing protein, which produces MHRLLELWHQLYNLEALIRWGGYFVLTTVVFTETGLLVGFFLPGDSLMVTAGLLASQGFLNVYLMGVILSIAAIAGDSVGYAIGKATGPRIFTRENSLLFNKKHLHRAHAFYEKYGGKTIVLARFMPIIRTFAPVVAGVGEMRYRTFVMYNSLGGIGWVWSMLFIGYFLGRTVPGVGKHIDVIILAVIFLSILPGFISWLRERGASRVQPDSTAP; this is translated from the coding sequence ATGCACCGTCTGCTCGAACTCTGGCACCAACTGTACAATCTCGAGGCGCTGATCCGATGGGGCGGCTACTTCGTGCTCACCACCGTGGTGTTCACGGAGACGGGATTGCTGGTTGGCTTTTTTCTGCCGGGCGATTCGTTGATGGTGACGGCGGGGTTGTTGGCATCGCAGGGGTTTCTCAACGTCTATCTCATGGGCGTGATCCTGTCGATCGCGGCCATTGCCGGCGACAGCGTCGGCTATGCGATCGGTAAGGCAACCGGGCCGCGCATCTTCACGCGCGAAAATTCGCTGCTGTTCAATAAGAAACATCTGCACCGTGCTCACGCGTTCTACGAGAAATATGGCGGCAAAACGATCGTGCTCGCGCGTTTCATGCCGATCATTCGAACGTTCGCGCCCGTTGTGGCTGGCGTCGGCGAAATGCGCTACCGCACGTTCGTCATGTACAATTCGCTTGGCGGCATTGGATGGGTGTGGTCAATGCTGTTCATTGGATACTTCCTGGGTCGTACGGTCCCCGGTGTGGGCAAGCACATCGATGTGATCATCCTGGCAGTGATCTTCTTGTCTATCTTGCCGGGCTTCATCAGCTGGCTGCGCGAGCGCGGCGCATCCCGGGTGCAGCCCGACAGCACCGCGCCGTAA
- a CDS encoding superoxide dismutase, producing MAFALPPLPYDYAALEPHIDARTMEIHHTKHHQAYVNNLNAALEKAPEFQQKSLDDIVANLSKVPEAVRTAVRNNAGGHWNHSMFWLIMSPKGGGDPSGNLGDAIAESFGDVSKLKEQFNAAAASRFGSGWAWVVANGSGALKIESTPNQDNPAMDGRYPILGLDVWEHAYYLKYQNRRADYINAWWNVVNWPEVAKRYEARPKK from the coding sequence ATGGCATTCGCACTTCCCCCGTTGCCCTATGACTACGCCGCTCTGGAGCCGCACATCGATGCGCGCACCATGGAAATCCATCATACCAAGCATCATCAGGCGTACGTGAACAACCTGAATGCGGCGTTGGAGAAGGCGCCCGAGTTCCAGCAGAAGAGTCTCGATGACATCGTCGCCAATCTGTCCAAGGTACCCGAGGCCGTGCGCACGGCGGTGCGCAACAACGCGGGCGGACACTGGAATCACTCGATGTTCTGGCTGATCATGAGCCCGAAAGGCGGCGGAGATCCCAGCGGCAACCTGGGCGACGCCATCGCGGAGTCGTTCGGGGACGTGTCCAAGCTCAAAGAGCAATTCAACGCCGCCGCGGCGTCGCGCTTCGGCTCGGGCTGGGCGTGGGTGGTGGCGAATGGCTCAGGCGCGCTCAAGATCGAGAGCACGCCTAACCAGGACAATCCGGCAATGGACGGACGGTACCCGATCCTCGGTCTGGATGTCTGGGAGCACGCGTATTACTTGAAGTATCAGAACCGCCGCGCCGACTACATCAACGCGTGGTGGAACGTCGTGAACTGGCCGGAGGTGGCCAAGCGGTACGAAGCGCGGCCCAAGAAGTAA
- the speA gene encoding biosynthetic arginine decarboxylase: MATRVVEPIGAQPAAPWTIEDSRTLYNVEGWGIGFFDINERGHVVVRPDKARPDRELDLYELATDLAEQGVTLPLLLRFSDILRSRVETLSGRFQTAIREFGYEGAYTLVYPIKVNQQRHVVEEIVQFGASHGVGLECGSKPELQAVLALTESTNHMIVCNGYKDEEFMRLALMGQKLGHQVFIVLEQMAELDTLLRVADQMNVVPTAGVRIKLASEGFGRWAESGGEKSKFGLNASELVKMIDKLQAMGRLDVLKLIHFHLGSQITDIRYIKAGLQEVARFYAELHAAGVDITHVDVGGGLGVDYDGSGSTVAASVNYSVQEYANDVIYTLAEACREANLPMPHVISESGRALTAHHALLLLDVIDVESQQEVQVPELGDDDHGILHELKEGYETVSNRSVREVYHDATFAKERAQALFNSGVLTLRGRALAEQLYTATLNAVARIAQRDREEYSDIIDDLEAQLVDRYFCNFSIFQSLPDSWAIDQLFPIMPVHRLDEEPARRGTLQDVTCDSDGKIDRFAGGRHGQARLELHPYREGERYVLGIFLTGAYQEILGDLHNLFGDTNAVHVRLSNGGYEVSDLVHGDTVTEVLAYVQFRASDLLATFRRKVGAAKSLTRQEANMFIAEYVAGLEGYTYLEGDGE, encoded by the coding sequence ATGGCAACCCGAGTTGTGGAACCGATCGGCGCGCAGCCGGCCGCGCCGTGGACGATCGAAGACTCGCGCACGCTCTACAACGTCGAAGGCTGGGGCATCGGATTCTTCGACATCAACGAGCGCGGCCACGTCGTGGTGCGTCCGGACAAGGCGCGGCCCGATCGCGAGCTGGATCTCTACGAGCTGGCAACGGACCTCGCCGAGCAAGGCGTGACGCTGCCGCTCCTGCTCAGGTTTTCCGACATTCTCCGGTCGCGCGTCGAGACGTTGAGCGGACGGTTTCAAACTGCGATCCGTGAATTCGGGTACGAAGGCGCGTACACGCTGGTCTATCCGATCAAAGTGAACCAGCAGCGCCACGTGGTCGAAGAGATCGTGCAGTTCGGCGCGTCGCACGGCGTCGGCCTCGAGTGCGGAAGCAAGCCGGAGCTGCAGGCGGTGCTCGCGCTCACCGAGTCGACCAACCACATGATCGTGTGCAACGGCTACAAGGACGAGGAGTTCATGCGACTCGCCCTCATGGGCCAGAAGTTAGGCCATCAGGTCTTCATCGTGCTCGAGCAGATGGCCGAGCTCGATACGCTGCTCCGCGTGGCCGACCAGATGAACGTGGTGCCGACCGCCGGCGTGCGCATCAAGCTGGCGTCGGAAGGATTCGGCCGGTGGGCGGAGAGCGGCGGCGAAAAGTCGAAGTTCGGTCTCAACGCGAGCGAGCTCGTCAAGATGATCGACAAGCTGCAGGCGATGGGACGCCTCGATGTGCTCAAGCTCATCCACTTCCACCTCGGCTCCCAGATCACCGACATCCGGTACATCAAGGCGGGGTTGCAGGAAGTGGCGCGCTTCTACGCCGAGCTCCACGCGGCCGGTGTGGACATCACGCACGTCGACGTCGGCGGCGGGTTAGGCGTGGACTACGACGGATCGGGCTCCACGGTCGCGGCAAGCGTGAACTACTCGGTGCAGGAATATGCGAACGATGTGATCTACACGCTCGCCGAGGCGTGCCGGGAAGCGAACCTGCCGATGCCGCACGTCATCTCCGAATCGGGCCGGGCGCTCACGGCGCACCACGCGCTGCTGCTGTTGGATGTCATCGACGTCGAGTCGCAGCAGGAGGTGCAGGTGCCGGAGTTGGGCGACGACGATCACGGCATTTTGCACGAGCTCAAGGAAGGATACGAGACGGTATCCAACCGCTCGGTGCGCGAGGTCTATCACGACGCGACCTTCGCCAAGGAGCGCGCGCAGGCGTTGTTCAACTCCGGCGTCCTAACGCTGCGGGGCCGGGCGCTGGCGGAGCAGTTGTACACGGCCACGCTCAATGCCGTGGCGCGCATCGCGCAACGCGACCGTGAGGAATACTCGGACATCATCGACGACCTCGAGGCGCAGCTCGTCGATCGGTACTTTTGCAACTTCAGCATTTTCCAGTCGCTGCCCGACAGTTGGGCCATCGATCAGCTCTTCCCCATCATGCCGGTGCACCGGCTTGACGAGGAGCCCGCGCGCCGCGGCACGCTGCAGGACGTGACGTGCGACTCGGACGGCAAGATCGATCGCTTCGCGGGCGGCCGGCACGGCCAGGCGCGCCTCGAGCTGCACCCGTACCGCGAGGGCGAGCGCTACGTGCTTGGCATTTTCCTAACGGGCGCCTACCAGGAGATTCTGGGCGACCTGCACAACCTGTTCGGCGACACGAACGCGGTGCACGTGCGGTTGTCCAACGGCGGGTATGAGGTGTCGGACCTCGTGCACGGCGACACGGTAACGGAAGTCCTGGCGTACGTGCAGTTCCGTGCCTCGGACCTGCTGGCCACCTTCCGGCGCAAAGTCGGCGCGGCGAAATCGCTGACACGCCAGGAAGCGAACATGTTCATCGCCGAGTACGTGGCCGGGCTGGAAGGCTACACGTACCTCGAGGGCGACGGCGAATAG
- the pdxH gene encoding pyridoxamine 5'-phosphate oxidase: protein MSATQPPNDQSPPADPIAHFTALLAEARRVDRTLLPEPTAMTLATVDDAGHPSARIVLLKDVDARGFVFYTNYESRKGRELLAHPWAALCFHWQPMERQVRVEGPVERVSDSEADAYFASRARMSRIGAWASRQSATLESDAELQRRVQEVEARFAGGEVPRPPNWSGFRVVPQRIEFWRGRPYRLHERLLYERDDTGWRVRRLFP from the coding sequence GTGAGCGCGACGCAGCCGCCTAACGATCAGTCGCCGCCGGCCGATCCGATCGCGCACTTCACCGCGCTGCTCGCCGAGGCACGCCGCGTGGATCGGACGCTCCTGCCGGAGCCCACCGCCATGACGCTCGCCACCGTCGACGACGCCGGACATCCGTCGGCGCGCATCGTCCTGCTCAAGGACGTCGATGCACGCGGGTTCGTGTTCTACACCAATTACGAGAGCCGCAAGGGACGCGAGCTGCTCGCGCATCCCTGGGCGGCGCTGTGCTTTCACTGGCAACCGATGGAGCGCCAGGTGCGCGTCGAGGGTCCGGTCGAGCGTGTGAGCGACTCCGAAGCGGACGCCTACTTCGCTTCACGCGCGCGCATGAGCCGCATCGGCGCGTGGGCATCTCGGCAGAGCGCGACGCTCGAGAGCGACGCCGAGCTGCAGCGGCGAGTGCAGGAGGTGGAAGCGCGCTTTGCGGGCGGCGAGGTGCCGCGGCCGCCCAACTGGTCGGGATTTCGCGTCGTGCCGCAGCGCATCGAGTTCTGGCGCGGCCGGCCGTATCGCCTCCACGAGCGTCTGCTGTACGAGCGCGACGACACGGGCTGGCGCGTGCGTCGTCTCTTTCCCTAG